The Natrinema saccharevitans genome includes the window TACGCGAGGCCGGCTTCGAGATCGAGAGCGGGGCAGACGGGTACGAACTCAGCGAGGTGACGGCGTACAACGGCCCCGCGGTCGAGTTCGGCCTCGAGGCCCCGTTTTCGGTCGAGTACCACGACTCAGTGGGGAGTACCAACGACCGGGCGCGCGAACTCGCGGGCGAAGGCGCGACCGACGAGGTCGTCCTCGCGGACGAACAGACCGGCGGCCGCGGCCGCCTCGAGCGCGAGTGGACGGCACCGCCGGGCGGCGTCTGGCTGAGCGTCGTCACCCGGCCCGATATCGCACCCGCGCAGGCCCCGCTGTACACGCTCGCGATCTCGGTCGCGACGGCGCGAGCGGCCCGCGAGGCGGGTGTCGATGCTCGAATCAAGTGGCCCAACGACGTGGTCGTCCCGGTCGGCGACGACGGCGACTATCGAAAGCTTTCGGGGATTCTCACGGAGATGGAAGGCGAGACCGATCGCGTCGAGTGGGTCATCGTCGGGCCCGGCATCAATGCGAACATCGACGCCGACACGCTGCCCGAGAGCGCGACCAGCATCCGCGAGGAGGCGGGTGACGTCGACCGCCGGCGGTTCGTCCAGCGCCTGCTCGAGTCCTTCGACGACCACCGCAACGACCTCGAGGGCGTCGTCCCCGCGTGGCGCGAGCTGGCGTTGACGCTCGGCCAGCGGGTACGGGTGGACCGCCCCGGTGGCGAGATCGTCGGCGAGGCGGTCGACGTGACCGAATCGGGGGCGCTCGTGATCGAGACCGAGGACGGGCGGGAGACGGTGTCGGCGGGCGACTGCGAACACCTCCGACCGGTATAGCGGTCTCGAGCGGCGGGAGGAAACGAGACGACTGCATCGACTTCGGGGTTCCGCACCTCACTTGGCGGCGAGTCGCGGCTCCTCGGGCCAGTCCTCGAGATCGTCAGGATCGACCCGTACCGTCAGGACCGGCACCGAGGCGCGCCTGACGACTCGTTCCGTGACGCTGCCGAGCAGCAGCCGGTCGATCCCGCCGCGGCCGTGTGTCCCCATCACGATCAGATCGCAGGCCTCGGGCCCGGCCTCGTCGATGATGACCTGACTCGGTGACCCCTCCCGAATCTCGGTCTCGACGGTGACGTCGTCCGGCGCGAGTTCCGCGACCCGGTCGACCGCCGCCCGCCCCTCGCCCCGAAGCGCGTCGCTGACGCCCTCGAGGGCGGTCTCCATCGGCAGCCCGCCGTAGCCGGCCGCGTTCACGACGTAGAGCGCGCGGATCGTCGCGTTGTGTAGTTGCGCGAGGTCGAACGCGTACTCGAGGGCCCGTTCGACCTCGCGGGAGCCGTCGGTCGGGACGAGGATGCAGTCGTACATTGTGCTATGTGATGCCATACAACAGACCACTACATGAACGTTTTTCCGACAGGAACGACCGTCGGTCAAGCTGACGGTTTCGCGACCGGCTCGCTACCGTTCGCGGGCGAGCAGGAGGGAAACGCTGATACAGCGGTCGCCCCAACCGAGGGGCATGAGCGACAACCCGTGGACGGACCGGATCGTCGGCGAGCGGATGACCGTCGATCAGGAGTTCGCCGCGCGGATCGAGGAGTCCCGGTTCTCCAACCAGCAGTGGAGCCTGATCATGACCGCCACGGAGTTCGAGATCGAACACCCCGACGAGCCCGACCGGGCGCGGATCGTCGCCGACACGGACAAACTCGACGGCGTCATCCCCGAACTCGAGAGCGTCCAGGCCGGCATGGGCGCGATGGCCGGCGGGCCGGGCGGGCCCGGCGGATCGGACTCGTCGGACGGCGGGATCGTCGACTCGATCATGGGCGCGCTCGGCGTGGGCGGGGACAGCGGCCCCTCGGAGGACGAGCAGCGGAAGGCGGCCGAACAGCTCACTCAGGAGTACGCGGAGAAACTCCAGTCACACCTCGAGTCGAAGGGCCGTTGGGAGTCGGTCCGGAAGAGCGTCGCCGACGGGAGCTGAGCCGACGGCACCGACGCCGGTGTGGCCGCTCAGTCACCGGCGTGAAACATCGTGTACTCGCTGGTCTCGTAGATGTTGATCAGTTCGGTCACCAGCTCGTCGTAGGACTCGTCGTCGACCCGTAGCTCGTCCAGCCGTTCGATCGTCTCCGCTTCGAGTTCGACGGATGGCATACCCGATCGTTCACCGTCGATCGGCAAAAACGCCACGAGGGACCCGTTTCGCGGCGGACGATCGGTGACTGGGCCGTCGATGCAAGCCACAGCACCTTTAGGTGCGGTTCCCGACCGTAGGAGTATGACAGACGAAGTCGAGACGACGACCTTCTCGATCAGTTCCGAAGACGGCGCGACCGACGACGTGACGGTGCCGTCGGGACTCGTCGACCTCGTCGCCGAGGGCGACCAGACCGACGCCGAGACGATCGGTGACGTCATGCTCCTTTCCTTTGCCAGCCGCGCCCACCATATCGTCCACCACGGCGAGGACGCCGATCCGGAACTCGAGGCACAGGAGGAACGCGTGATGGACCTCTTCGAGGAGCGATTCGGCGTCACGTTCGGCGAAGCGACCGGCCACCAGCACTGACGGCCGCGACGGTCGGTCCCGCGCCGGAGTTCTTCGCAGCCCGTTTTCGCCCGTCGCCCCCGCGAGCGGAGTCCCGTCTATAGCAAACGGTACCGGCCCCGTTGAACACCGTCGGAGTGGGGTTTAGCGGCCGTGTGAACGCTGTCGTACCACGAGTGTCGACTCGATTTGCGACGGTGGTGATCGCTCGGTACGGGTCAACCGGGAACGGAGGTCCGATCGCCCCTCGACTCCGGAAGTCGGAGGGCGAAGGCCGAAAGATCGAACCCCTCCCTCGCCGGGGGAATCGTGTAGACAAACGTCCGAAGCGAACACGGGACTACATAGTAGTTCACTCCGCCTTCAGAACCGGCAATCGGAGGCGAATTTGAAGGCACAATTCCGTGTCAGCTAGCCCGAATGCGTTGTGAGACTGTCTGCGTGCTGTTGGAAGACGACTTTCTGCCTGCGTATCGAGCAACGGCGCTGCGGGAACTGGTCGATCGGACTGCCGTCGAAATCCCCCTCGTCGTCATTAACGA containing:
- a CDS encoding biotin--[acetyl-CoA-carboxylase] ligase; the encoded protein is MNDTRRAVLEALSDGPVSGPDLADGLDVSRAAVWKHIEALREAGFEIESGADGYELSEVTAYNGPAVEFGLEAPFSVEYHDSVGSTNDRARELAGEGATDEVVLADEQTGGRGRLEREWTAPPGGVWLSVVTRPDIAPAQAPLYTLAISVATARAAREAGVDARIKWPNDVVVPVGDDGDYRKLSGILTEMEGETDRVEWVIVGPGINANIDADTLPESATSIREEAGDVDRRRFVQRLLESFDDHRNDLEGVVPAWRELALTLGQRVRVDRPGGEIVGEAVDVTESGALVIETEDGRETVSAGDCEHLRPV
- a CDS encoding universal stress protein, which gives rise to MYDCILVPTDGSREVERALEYAFDLAQLHNATIRALYVVNAAGYGGLPMETALEGVSDALRGEGRAAVDRVAELAPDDVTVETEIREGSPSQVIIDEAGPEACDLIVMGTHGRGGIDRLLLGSVTERVVRRASVPVLTVRVDPDDLEDWPEEPRLAAK
- a CDS encoding DUF5799 family protein, which produces MSDNPWTDRIVGERMTVDQEFAARIEESRFSNQQWSLIMTATEFEIEHPDEPDRARIVADTDKLDGVIPELESVQAGMGAMAGGPGGPGGSDSSDGGIVDSIMGALGVGGDSGPSEDEQRKAAEQLTQEYAEKLQSHLESKGRWESVRKSVADGS
- a CDS encoding DUF7557 family protein, yielding MPSVELEAETIERLDELRVDDESYDELVTELINIYETSEYTMFHAGD
- a CDS encoding DUF7545 family protein is translated as MTDEVETTTFSISSEDGATDDVTVPSGLVDLVAEGDQTDAETIGDVMLLSFASRAHHIVHHGEDADPELEAQEERVMDLFEERFGVTFGEATGHQH